One window from the genome of Podospora pseudocomata strain CBS 415.72m chromosome 6, whole genome shotgun sequence encodes:
- a CDS encoding hypothetical protein (CAZy:GH76; EggNog:ENOG502QSWP; COG:M): protein MKQGALSLAVLSGAVSTAWAALNVDFGSTDSIKAAAKDVAFDALSYYKGNESGEIPGLLGDEPFLGGKYYWWSGSVQWSTLIDYWYYTGDDSYNSVVSQGLLHQRGPNNDFMPPNATASLSNDDQGFWGIAAMQAAELDFPASSIDWANLSRNVWTTQVRRFQQEEKDETCDGGLRWQILPTNVGFDYKNTISNAAFINLGARLGRWTGNATYVEWADRAWTWLTDIGFLTEDFSAYDGAHVGANCTDINKAEFSYSAGLLLQSAAFLYNQTTGDDQKRWRDRVTGLTKTILDKFFEEGYHYEIACEGRDDACTPDMLFFKGMVTRNLASTVQLAPFTKDAISKVLKTNAEAAVKTCTGGDNNRQCSFSWAKGKFDNETDIPSQLNTLSALTVLLQDEVSQKGIATNATSNPDGGSDGGNGSGSNGNGNGNGNGQGQNGNGNGNGDGGSAGTTTRVTVGVLVAGLFAALL, encoded by the exons ATGAAGCAAGGGGCTTTGTCACTGGCCGTCCTGTCGGGCGCTGTCAGCACCGCGTGGGCAGCTCTGAATGTGGATTTTGGATCTACAG ATTCGATCAAAGCTGCAGCCAAAGATGTGGCTTTCGACGCCCTGTCGTACTACAAGGGAAACGAGTCAGGCGAGATTCCCGGGCTGCTTGGAGATGAACCATTTCTGGGTGGGAAATACTACTGGTGGTCCGGCTCAGTTCAGTGGTCAACCTTGATCGACTACTGGTATTATACCGGGGATGATTCGTACAACAGCGTCGTTTCCCAGGGTCTGCTCCACCAGCGCGGACCTAACAATGACTTCATGCCTCCCAATGCCActgcctccctctccaatGACGATCAAGGCTTTTGGGGCATTGCGGCCATGCAGGCGGCCGAGTTGGACTTTCCAGCTTCTTCAATCGATTGGGCCAACTTGTCTCGCAACGTTTGGACTACCCAAGTCCGGCGCTTTCagcaggaagaaaaggatgaAACCTGCGATGGTGGTCTGCGCTGGCAAATCCTGCCAACCAATGTTGGATTTGACTACAAGAACACCATCAGCAATGCCGCGTTCATCAACCTCGGAGCCCGCCTGGGTCGCTGGACTGGCAATGCCACTTATGTTGAGTGGGCTGATCGCGCGTGGACCTGGTTGACCGACATTGGGTTCTTGACGGAAGACTTCAGCGCCTACGATGGCGCCCATGTCGGGGCCAACTGCACTGATATCAACAAGGCGGAGTTCTCTTACAGTGctggtcttcttcttcaaagtGCCGCGTTCCTTTATAACCAG ACCACGGGCGATGACCAGAAGCGCTGGCGCGATCGAGTCACCGGTCTTACCAAGACGATCCTCGACAAGTTCTTTGAGGAGGGCTATCATTACGAAATCGCTTGCGAAGGTCGTGATGACGCTTGCACCCCCGACATGCTCTTCTTCAAGGGCATGGTCACTCGCAACCTTGCATCAACGGTTCAGCTCGCTCCCTTCACCAAAGACGCCATCTCCAAGGTTCTCAAGACCAACGCCGAGGCCGCAGTCAAGACTTGCACCGGTGGTGACAACAACCGCCAGTGCAGCTTCAGCTGGGCCAAGGGCAAGTTCGACAACGAGACTGACATTCCTAGCCAGTTGAACACGCTGTCTGCTTTGACTGTGCTGCTGCAGGATGAGGTCTCCCAGAAGGGCATTGCCACCAATGCCACTTCCAACCCCGACGGCGGCTCTGATGGAGGAAACGGTTCTGGCTCTAACGGCAATGGCAACGGTAACGGCAACGGACAGGGACAGAACGGCAATGGCAATGGaaatggtgatggtggttcCGCCGGTACTACGACTCGTGTGACCGTCGGTGTGCTGGTTGCTGGCTTGTTTGCTGCCCTGTTGTAA
- a CDS encoding hypothetical protein (EggNog:ENOG503NU7U; COG:G), with protein sequence MADEWKPAGPPLRSQSPRPIMDSKSPPSPPPSDKVSSPSPPHTMTPERRTIVEKSLKRKLDTRCSLFVLIYIMNYLDRNNIAAARLRGLQDDLSLDDQQYATCLSILYVGYILMQIPSNIVINLISRPSLYIAVVMLVWGLISTLTGIVTNFSGMVGTRFLLGFVEAAFLPGALLILSKWYTRKELTTRNAILFCGNLISNAFSALIAAGVLSNMQGVLGHAAWRWLFWIEGGLTMAVAISAAFILPDLPTNTRGFTEEELYVAQLRMTEDVGEEDKDAEGQKIFDGFFMMVRDWKVYVMMLAFTAYTVGLSFNAFFPSLTQTLGFSYVPTLLMSSPPWAFACAVTLVVCWHSDRTQEKFWHITLPMVGGLVGFLICMVTLNTAARYVALFLQASSYAGFVVFYSWISSSFPRPPAKRAVALAAINAFSQLGNVAGMYVWDLKEDGYRKSYGIVTSMFGAAIFGCWVFRTILARLNRQMEREEATAVAEGRVPAGEKGEGVVTGSETEDGGVVGPRVVRPFRYLL encoded by the exons ATGGCCGACGAATGGAAACCCGCGGGTCCGCCATTAAGATCCCAATCACCGCGCCCAATAATGGATAGCaaatcaccaccctcaccacccccttccgaCAAGGTctcctcgccatcaccaccccataCCATGACCCCCGAACGGCGCACCATCGTGGAGAAATCCCTCAAGCGCAAACTCGACACCCGCTGCTCCCTGTTCGTCCTGATCTACATCATGAACTACCTCGACAGGAACAACATTGCTGCCGCCCGCCTCCGCGGCCTCCAAGACGATCTGTCACTCGACGACCAGCAGTACGCTACTTGCCTCAGTATTCTCTACGTGGGGTATATCCTCATGCAGATACCCTccaacatcgtcatcaatCTCATTTCTCGACCATCACTCTACATCGCCGTTGTGATGCTCGTCTGGGGCTTGATCTCGACATTGACAGGTATAGTCACTAACTTCTCTGGCATGGTCGGGACGAGATTCCTGCTGGGATTTGTGGAAGCGGCGTTTTTGCCGGGGGCGTTGTTGATTTTGAGTAAATGGTACACGAGAAAGGAATTGACGACGAGGAACGCCATTCTTTTCTGCGGCAATCTCATCAGTAACGCTTTCTCGGCATTGATTGCCGCCGGGGTGCTATCCAACATGCAAGGAGTCTTAGGGCACGCAGCATGGAGGTGGCTGTTCTGGATCGAAGGCGGGTTGACCATGGCTGTTGCCATCAGCGCGGCGTTTATCCTTCCTGATCTTCCGACAAACACTAGGGGTTttacggaggaggagctgtaTGTTGCGCAGCTGAGAATGACAGAAGatgttggcgaagaggacAAGGATGCAGAGGGGCAGAAAATCTTTGATGGATTTTTTatgatggtgagggattGGAAAGTTTACGTCATGATGCTGGCTTTTACGGCCTACACGGTCGGGTTGAGCTTTAATGCGTTTTTCCCGAGCTTGACACAGACATTGGGGTTTAGCTATGTGCCGACTCTGTTGATGAGCAGCCCGCCTTGGGCGTTTGCTTGTGCGGTTACGTTGGTGGTGTGTTGGCATTCGGATCGGACGCAAGAGAAG TTCTGGCATATCACGCTACCCATGGTTGGTGGCCTTGTGGGCTTCCTCATTTGCATGGTCACGCTCAACACGGCAGCTCGATATGTCGCTTTGTTTCTCCAAGCATCTTCCTACGCCGGGTTCGTCGTGTTTTACTCGTGGATCTCGTCTTCTTTCCCACGACCACCTGCCAAACGCGCTGTGGCTCTCGCTGCTATCAACGCCTTCAGCCAGCTGGGCAATGTGGCTGGGATGTATGTCTGGGACTTGAAGGAGGATGGTTACAGGAAGAGTTATGGTATTGTCACGTCTATGTTTGGTGCTGCGATCTTCGGGTGTTGGGTGTTTAGAACTATCTTGGCGAGGTTGAACAGgcagatggagagggaggaggcgacgGCTGTTGCGGAGGGGAGAGTACCAGCTGGTGAgaagggtgagggtgtggtgACTGGCAGTGAGACGGAAgatggaggtgttgttggaccGAGGGTGGTAAGGCCGTTTAGGTATTTGCTGTGA